From one Phycodurus eques isolate BA_2022a chromosome 19, UOR_Pequ_1.1, whole genome shotgun sequence genomic stretch:
- the LOC133418241 gene encoding LOW QUALITY PROTEIN: proteasome activator complex subunit 4B-like (The sequence of the model RefSeq protein was modified relative to this genomic sequence to represent the inferred CDS: deleted 1 base in 1 codon), translating to MRLTVLYEPALLNSISRDTLFPRSPAFRPVWLPGLSRPGSQSTSMTAHGALLSTSLPDKHSDMTAGAGLSADPSVPVPQRELVYNGLLPYAERLDREASELLADIKANLSRAVLLRELWPGVVFWCRKLFSFLKLYGRRFSKDDHVLFAKLLYELVTLPGLEPHMMQNYARLLIQLLKKKELLSREDLQLPWRPLHQLYEKVVHSKTEHLGLVWFPNSVDHIMKALVKSCRPYFPASSTKEMLDEWRPLLCVFDTVMQKAIGTMELFLPTIMPPEEHDQGFRLWFDELMDLWLSVQNQPSWEGHLVNLFARLANDNIGYVDWTSYVPTIFTRILRSLNLPVGVSHMVALRYLTNSYDIGHLVLWITALLGGPGNPAQKQLTCLFNSIASFYHPSNHGRWQSRLMRLLQRLPASVVRRAHRERHAVPSWITAVPESQRLTDEDLREFTRSLTGAALLAMFSKNGSTDAAFALQNLALLTPQLTIPPVLEKTYAAMETLTEPHTLTATLSCMIGMARSLVAPGGRYPRGRAHVLPLLMGSLPGVDPNDFSKCMITFQFITTFTTLVPLVDCSSAPSRRDDLSEMEKELCFASAEFEDFVLQFLDRCFAVIESSTLEQTRDDTETDTQTQLESLVELGLSSTVSTVLTQCATHIYMVALQKVYNFATSNIFETCVSGRMVADMCRAAAKCHPAESLRLFVPHCCSLIFQITENEDLQSEEELDKELLWNLQLLSEVTRVDGEQLLRYGGEVERVLSTCVRLRCKRAYALAAGLLEHTLRSLSLIYPTEYRSTAGGFCHDLPVRDWGRPGDIAALGLCWHVPSPEEENFVFQLLSRLLKPELERIGGHVSGDQPMSREELLQSLAIMHHCLLGAGSLLPPLDGPHVADLVPSMVNLGEFKLHIGVEYDNSRENYRESICRTMRLLLHHILEHTEDDTKSLFVIIKIISDLLFFRGTHKKEFDSRWKSFTLVKKSMENRLYGKKQHIRALLIDRVLLQHEMRKLVLEGREYKEVHQELLCDLLLLSTSTYSQVRSRAQNVLTTALATYSFSYRDLIPRIVQLISPQHTAGTQQQFKGALYCLQAAHSGVCLASLRDWDCVGAVWPALVRGGLSPAATVDEHSVAQLLDDIVDRIHRQHDTVGIFFTVSESCVEIAEQMAPSQTLRTPSVEELQEGLQRQRIRNVVNARKYEKLVNDLLDCLEDRELPWKFEHTAADLLSLLLRDDHPLPPDAVLYFTQSLIHDSITIRTVAISATAGILKQLKRPRKKIAVKPSDVSGVLDPEGVWAGDRQANRWLQYRSAELPLSEGAWDSQLHVEKTHVGYYSWPREMMIYDPQKLKDDLPYEEMSEAEKIIFEYFSDPEFIEQLMEFLSLEERKGKDSFNPRRFCLFKGLFRNYGDIFLPLLWPHLEQLAADPHESSQRCVCEIAAGLIRGSKLWSFSKVDKLWRVLCPLIRMALSNVTVETYTDWGTCVATACEGRDPRKLHWLLELLMETPLVGEGSSFRDASLLYVLQGGLAQQQWRVSELLHRLLAYLEPKLTQVYKNVRERIGSVLTYIFMMDVALPHTQSTSSPHVADFVTRVLERLKPLTSEAEIHNHVHEENAPETTDERTQAVKLLKTVLKWLLASAGRTFTTPVTQQLQLLPLLFKIAPVEIDESYDEMKQDARTCLSLMSQGVLYPQHIPLVLAALEEMAGSKSWHARYSVLTYLQITVFSNLFTLLSVPVEVQRVRKLVMRLLLDEQLEVRDMAGTTLSGLLQCHFFPLDRSLQTQLQTLSHTLLTKARGELASTDLVRRHAGVLGLSACILSSPYDVPTWMPQILMDLSDHLNDPQPIEMTVKKTLSEFRRTHHDNWQAHRQRFTDDQLLVLTDLLVSPCYYA from the exons GAAAAAGGAACTGCTTTCAAGGGAGGATCTCCAGTTGCCGTGGAGACCGCTCCACCAGCTCTACGAGAAGGTGGTCCACTCCAAAACGGAGCATCTCGGACTCGTTTGGTTCCCCAA CTCAGTGGATCACATTATGAAGGCTTTGGTCAAAAGTTGCAGACC GTACTTCCCGGCCTCCTCCACCAAGGAGATGCTGGACGAGTGGCGCCCCCTGCTGTGCGTGTTCGACACGGTCATGCAGAAGGCCATCGGCACCATGGAGCTCTTCCTGCCCACCATCATGCCCCCCGAGGAGCACGACCAAGGCTTCCG GCTGTGGTTCGATGAATTGATGGATCTTTGGTTGTCAGTGCAGAATCAGCCGAGCTGGGAAGGG CATTTGGTGAACCTGTTCGCTCGTCTCGCCAATGACAACATCGGCTATGTGGACTGGACCTCTTACGTCCCCACA ATCTTCACCAGGATCCTGCGCAGTCTCAACCTCCCCGTGGGAGTCAGCCACATGGTGGCGCTGCGCTACCTTACCAACTCCTACGACATCGGGCACCTGGTGTTGTGGATCACGGCCCTGCTG GGTGGACCAGGAAACCCGGCGCAGAAACAGTTGACCTGCCTCTTTAATAGCATCGCTTCCTTTTATCATCCCTCCAATCACGGTCGCTGGCAG tCTCGCCTCATGCGCCTGCTCCAACGTCTGCCGGCGAGCGTGGTCCGTCGGGCGCATCGCGAACGCCACGCCGTCCCCAGCTGGATCACGGCGGTGCCCGAAAGTCAGCGACTGACCGACGAGGACCTGCGGGAGTTCACGCGCAGCCTCACAGGTGCCGCGCTGCTGGCCATGTTCAG TAAGAATGGCAGTACGGATGCCGCCTTTGCCCTACAGAACCTGGCTCTCCTCACGCCGCAACTGACCATTCCACCTGTGCTCGAGAA GACGTACGCGGCGATGGAGACCCTGACGGAGCCGCACACCCTGACCGCCACGCTCAGCTGCATGATCGGCATGGCGCGGAGCCTGGTGGCCCCCGGCGGGCGCTACCCGCGGGGACGCGCGCACGTGCTGCCCCTGCTCATGGGCTCGCTGCCGGGCGTGGACCCCAACGACTTCAGCAAGTGCATG ATAACATTCCAGTTCATCACCACGTTTACCACGCTGGTGCCTTTGGTCGACTGTTCGTCAGCTCCCTCTCGACGCGACGATCTATCCGAG ATGGAGAAAGAGTTGTGTTTTGCTTCAGCTGAGTTTGAAGACTTTGTCCTGCAATTTCTGGACAG ATGCTTCGCCGTGATAGAAAGCAGCACTCTGGAGCAGACGCGCGACGACACTGAGACGGACACTCAGACGCAGCTGGAGAGCCTGGTGGAGCTGGGCCTGTCCTCCACCGTCAGCACCGTCCTCACGCAGTGCGCCACACACATCTACATG GTAGCGCTGCAGAAGGTGTACAACTTTGCCACCTCCAACATCTTTGAGACTTGTGTGTCGGGCAGGATGGTGGCTGACATGTGCAGAGCGGCCGCAaag TGTCATCCTGCCGAGTCTCTCCGACTCTTTGTCCCTCACTGCTGCAGCCTCATTTTCCAAATTACTGAAA aTGAGGATCTCCAGAGTGAAGAGGAGCTTGATAAAGAGCTGCTATGGAACCTCCAGCTGCTGTCCGAG gtTACCCGCGTGGATGGCGAGCAGCTGTTGAGGTACGGCGGCGAGGTGGAGCGCGTCCTGAGCACGTGCGTGCGCCTGCGCTGCAAACGGGCGTACGCGCTGgccgcgggcctgctggagcacACGCTGCGCTCGCTGTCGCTCATCTACCCCACCGAGTACCGCAGCACGGCGGGGGGCTTCTGCCACGACCTCCCCGTACGA GACTGGGGTCGACCCGGCGACATCGCCGCTTTGGGTCTGTGCTGGCACGTGCCGAGCCCAGAGGAGGAGAACTTTGTTTTCCAGCTCTTGTCTCGCCTCCTCAAGCCTGAGCTGGAGCGAATCGGGGGTCACGTCTCAGGAGACCAGCCAATGAGCAG GGAGGAGCTGTTGCAGAGCCTCGCCATCATGCATCACTGCCTCCTCGGGGCGGGCAGCCTGTTGCCCCCCCTGGATGGACCTCACGTAGCGGATCT AGTGCCCTCCATGGTGAACTTGGGGGAGTTCAAACTGCACATCGGTGTGGAGTACG ATAATTCGCGCGAGAATTACCGAGAGTCCATCTGCCGCACCATGAGGCTGCTGCTGC ATCACATCCTGGAGCACACAGAGGATGACACCAAGTCGCTCTTTGTCATCATTAAG ATCATCAGTGACCTCCTGTTTTTCCGAGGCACACACAAGAAGGAGTTTGACTCCCGCTGGAAGAGCTTCACGCTGGTCAAGAAGTCGATGGAAAACCGG CTTTACGGGAAGAAGCAGCACATTCGTGCTCTGCTCATCGATCGGGTCTTGCTACAGCATGAg ATGAGGAAACTGGTGTTGGAGGGCAGGGAATACAAAGAAGTTCACCAGGAGCTGCTGTGTGATCTGCTGCTGCTGTCAACCAGCACTTATAGTCAG GTGCGTAGCAGGGCCCAGAATGTGCTGACCACTGCGCTGGCAACGTACAGCTTCTCCTACCGGGACCTGATTCCTCGAATTGTGCAACTGATCTCACCGCAACACACCGCCGGCACACAGCAGCAATTCAAG GGGGCCCTGTACTGCCTGCAGGCGGCGCACAGCGGCGTGTGCCTGGCGAGCCTGCGCGACTGGGACTGCGTGGGCGCCGTGTGGCCGGCGCTGGTCCGCGGCGGACTGTCGCCCGCCGCGACCGTGGACGAGCACTCCGTGGCCCAGCTCCTGGACGACATCGTCGACCGGATCCACCGACAGCACGACACCGTCGGCATCTTTTTCACC GTGTCCGAGAGCTGCGTGGAGATAGCCGAGCAAATGGCACCGTCGCAGACTTTGAGGACGCCATCTGTTGAGGAGCTACAGGAGGGGCTGCAAAGACAGCGAATCAGAAATGTTGTTAATGCGCG gaAATATGAGAAGCTTGTTAATGACCTGTTGGACTGCCTTGAAGACCGAGAGCT GCCCTGGAAGTTTGAGCACACGGCCGCAGACTTGCTGTCTCTCTTGCTGAGGGACGATCACCCGCTGCCTCCGGACGCCGTCCTCTACTTCACGCAGAGCCTCATACACGACTCCATCACCATACGCACG GTGGCAATATCAGCAACGGCCGGTATCTTGAAACAGCTCAAAAGACCACGAAAGAAAATAGCAGTGAAGCCGTCCGACGTTA GCGGCGTGCTGGACCCGGAGGGCGTGTGGGCCGGGGACCGCCAGGCCAACCGCTGGCTGCAGTACCGCAGCGCCGAACTGCCCCTCAGCGAGGGGGCGTGGGACTCGCAGCTGCACGTGGAGAAAACGCACGTGGGCTACTACTCGTGGCCGAG AGAAATGATGATTTATGATCCTCAAAAGCTGAAAGATGATCTGCCGTATGAGGAGATGAGtgag gCAGAAAAAATAATCTTTGAATATTTCTCCGACCCCGAGTTCATCGAGCAGCTCATGGAGTTCCTCTCTTTGGAGGAGCGCAAAGGAAAAGACAGCTTCAACCCACGTCGCTTCTGTCTCTTTAAG GGCCTTTTTCGCAACTACGGCGACATCTTCCTGCCTCTGCTGTGGCCGCACTTGGAGCAGCTGGCCGCCGACCCGCACGAGAGCTCGCAGCGTTGCGTGTGCGAGATCGCCGCCGGGCTTATCAGAGGCAGCAAACTGTGGAGTTTCAGCAAG gtGGACAAGTTATGGCGGGTTTTGTGCCCGCTGATCAGGATGGCGTTGAGTAACGTCACGGTGGAAACCTACACCGACTGGGGCACCTGCGTTGCTACCGCATGC GAGGGTCGCGACCCCCGGAAGCTCCACTGGCTGTTGGAACTGCTGATGGAGACGCCGCTCGTCGGCGAGGGAAGCTCATTCCGAGACGCCAG TTTGCTGTACGTGCTCCAAGGGGGCCTGGCCCAGCAGCAGTGGCGAGTGTCGGAACTCCTGCACAGGCTCCTCGCTTACCTGGAACCCAAACTCACGCAGGTGTACAAGAACGTACGCGAGCGCATCGGCAG TGTCCTGACCTACATCTTCATGATGGACGTGGCCCTGCCCCACACGCAGTCCACCTCCTCCCCTCACGTGGCCGACTTCGTCACCCGGGTGCTGGAGCGGCTCAAGCCCCTCACGTCCGAGGCGGAGATCCACAACCACGTGCACGAGGAGAACGCCCCCGAGACCACCGACGAGCGCACCCAGGCTGTCAAGCTGCTCAAGACGG TCTTGAAATGGCTTCTGGCGAGCGCCGGGCGGACCTTCACTACACCTGTTACG CAGCAACTTCAACTCCTGCCTCTGCTCTTCAAG ATTGCCCCGGTGGAGATTGATGAGAGTTATGATGAGATGAAACAGGACGCTCGCACATGCCTCTCCCTGATGTCCCAGGGCGTGCTCTATCCCCAACACATCCCTCTCGTCTTGGCAGCCCTGGAAGAG ATGGCCGGCAGCAAGTCGTGGCACGCGCGCTACTCGGTGCTGACCTACCTGCAGATTACTGTGTTCTCCAACTTATTCACACTGCTCAGCGTGCCCGTCGAGGTGCAACGAGTCCGCAAGCTGGTGATGCGTCTGCTGCTGGACGAGCAGCTTGAG GTGAGGGACATGGCGGGCACCACCCTGAGTGGTTTGCTGCAGTGCCACTTCTTCCCTCTGGACCGCAGTCTGCAGACTCAACTGCAGACGCTGAGTCACACGTTACTAACCAAGGCCAGAGGAGAGCTGGCTTCCACgg ATTTGGTGCGTCGCCACGCGGGAGTGCTGGGCCTGAGCGCGTGCATCCTGTCCAGTCCGTACGACGTACCCACCTGGATGCCGCAGATTCTGATGGACCTGAGCGACCACCTCAACGACCCGCAGCCCATCGAG ATGACCGTAAAGAAGACCCTATCGGAGTTCCGTCGTACGCACCACGACAACTGGCAGGCGCATCGGCAGCGCTTCACCGACGACCAGCTGCTGGTGCTCACAGACTTGCTGGTGTCGCCGTGCTACTACGcttga